AAGGGCGATTAGCACAGTGGTAGCGCACATCCTTCACACGGATGGGGTCACTGGTTCAAATCCAGTATCGCCCATAGAAATTAGGACTCAATGATTAGAGACTCGACAACTCGTAGGTTAATCGATAGCTTCTAGGTACTAGCTCTCTGCTTGCTTATTAAGGACATCCTAACGACTCACGGGTTTCAACTCCTGTCTGAGAATTGATTCCCTCTGCTCGCTGACATAGCTCTTTTACCTGTGCACCATCTAAAATAGCATCGCTAAAGTCTGCTCCTGCAATATCAGCATTCTTAAAGGTCGATCGCAGCAAAATTGCCTCAGTAAAGTTAACATCGCTCAAATCTGCCCCTGTGAAGTTAACCTGATCTGCCATCGCATTGGTCAAATCTGCACCGTGGAGCTTTGCCTGCGTCATTGTAGAGGCGCTGAAAACGGTACCCCTGGCATCGGCACCTGTAAAGTTTGCTTGCTCTAAGTGAGCGTTAGAAAATTCTGAGCCTTGAATTTCTTGCCCCGAAAAGTCGTGTTTCGGCAGCGAGGCATTGCTATAAGACAAAGGATTTGTCCAATCTGCCCAGGCAGGAGGGCAAGTAGAAAGAATGAGAACCAGCCAGAAAGCGACCAGGCGGAGACAAAGCATGATGGAGCGATCGGGTAGAGAACTTTATCCATATTGACAGGATTCCTCACCGTTGACAGAGATGCTAAGAACTTGGGTTTTGCGCTTGTTGTAATAATTGACTTGCATTCTCTGCCCATTGGGAATTGTTCTGTGCCATGAATAAATCGATCGCATATTGAAGCACTTGTTGAGCATCGGCGTACTGCTTTTGGCTCATAAAGACTAGCCCCGCACCATAGTACGCATTGGCATAATCAGGGTTGGCTTCTGCCGATCGCCGAAATGCTGCTAATGCTTGGTCAGGCTGGTTTTGTTGTAGCAGAATAGAGCCAATGCTGTAGTGGGCTTCTGGGTATTTGGGGCTAATAGTGACTGCTTTTTGGAAGGCAGCGATCGCTTCCTCTTTCTTTCCTTGCTGCCAGTAAATTTGCCCTAAATGAAATGCTGGCTCCGGAGCGTTAGGACTCAGTTGAATTGCCTGCTGAAATTCAGCGATCGCCCCTTCTGTGTTGCCCTGCTGTTGCTGCGTTAAGCCCAGGTTGTAGTGCGCTAAACCCAGGTCAGGATCAAGGGCGATCGCCCGCTGCAAATATTCTTCTGCCTGCCGAACGTTGCTGCCCTCTAGTAGCGCCGCCCCCAAGTTAGCGTATGCCAACGCCATATTCGGATCAGACTGAATGGCTTGGTAAAAGGAGCTTGCCGACTCTTGAAGCTGACCGCGCTGGCGGTAGGCTAGCCCCAAATTGTAGTGGGCAGGAGCAAAGCTGGGGTCGAGGGTCGCCGATTGCTGAAAGGCAGCGATCGCCTGGTCTAACTGTCCTTGCTGAATGCGTTGAATCCCCAAAGTGAGTTGCCCCTCTGGTGTCATTGGCGCAGAGTCAGCCCCGATGCTAAGAGACGGTAATTGCGCCAACCCGTTAGGCATCGGTAGCAAAGAGAGTCCTATCAATAAGCCCAGTAATCGCCCCTTCATAAATCGATCCTGCTGCTATTACAAGTTTACTAAGACTGACAATCTCGATTCGTGACCTTTTCATCGGGCAACGTCGTCTTGCACAACTTAATTGTCGCCATATCAATGCCTGTTAAATTTGCCCCGGTCAAGACTGCTCGGCGCAGGTTTGCCCCCGTTAAGTTCGCTCCCGTCAAGTTTGCTCCCGTCAAGTTCGCTCGACTTAAGTTAACCGTGCTCAGGTTCGCTCCGGTTAAGTTAGCATTGCTCAAATCAACTTCGCCCATATAGGCATTACTTAAATCAGCGCCAGTCAAATTTGCACTACTCAGGTCTGCATCACTAAAATTGGTGTCTTTCAAGATTGCTCTTGGCAAATCAGCCCGGGTTAAATCAGCCCTCGATAAATTGGCCCGCGTTAAGTCTGCGCCATTAAACCGGGCATTTCGCAAATCAGCATCGCCCAAATCTGCTCGCCGTAAATCCGATCGCCGCAAATCTGCCCGACTCAAGTTCACTTCTCCCAGGTTCGTGTCTCGCAAACGCGCCCTCGACAGATTAACCCGAGAGAGATCGGCTCCTCGCAAGTCGGCATTATCGAAAGTGGCATCTTCTAGATTGCTATCGCCCAGGTAAGCTTTACTCAGTTGAGCTTCGCTTAAGTTTGCTTGCCTAAGTTTAACGCCGTTCAAAATTGCTTCTGTGAGAATGCTACCGCTCAAATCTGCCTTGGTTAAATTGGCTTCGCTCAGAATTGCCCGAATTAGACTAGCACCTTTGAGACTTGCCCCAGATAAGCTAGCGCCTCTCATACTAGAATCTTCTAGGTTGGCATCCTGCAAATTGGCTTTAGTGAGGTCGGCTCCATCTAAATCGCACTTGGAGCAGTCTTTGCTGCCTAAAAGTTGGCTAATTCGATGTGCCCTAGCTGCCTGACTCGAAACAGCCCAACCGACCAAGCTTGCCACAATGCTGAAGAAAATCGCCAGAATTGCGAAAGCACGCATGTTTCGCTTGTCCACGCTATTAACCTCCCCAAACCTTTTGCAAAATTTGATCCGGTTGGATATCGGCGATGCTGCGACGGGGAGATTGGATGGCGATAAATTTGTCGCTTTGGGGAAGAAACTGGGAAGAGGAGGAAGAACCGAAGAGGGCAAGAGTATAGACTTGGAGGGCGATCGCCAAGTGCATCGGCACGCTGTTGGGACAAATCATTAAATTTGCGCCAGCTACTATTGCCGACAGTTTGCCGACATCTGCGGGCTTCGTCACCTTCAGGCTAGGCACAGCCTGAGTCAGGGCAGTCACCGTCTCTAAGTCCTCTGTTTGCTTAACTAGTACTAGAGGCATGTCGGGCTGTTTTTGCTGAAAATCTTGAATAATGGTTAGCCAGTTGGCAACCGGATAACTGGTTTCACCGTCTGCCAGCAGACCTTTGCCAGGATACATCAACACATAGCCTGATCCCTTAATGCCTAAACGCTTTTGCTCAGCTTCAGCCCAATCAAGATCGCTTTTAGGAACGCTAATAGAAACGGGAGGGCAAGCTGCTTCAACGCCAACGCCTTGGAGCAAATCGTAGTTAGACTGGGCACTGTACTGTTCAGCGTTGAAAGGAACAATATCAGTGAGGAAATACTTGCCTGCGCTGCCCTCAGAGCCAATCCGGGTGGGAACGCCAGTCAGCCAAAGCAACAATCCGGTTCCCCAGTTCTGGCGCAAAGATAGAGCGGCATCGTAGTAGCGATCGCGAATCACCCCCAGCAAATTTGCCCAATCGGCAGGGCTGCTCCGGTCTTTGAAGTCAAACGTAATTACATCGTTCACAGACTTAGATACCCGATAGGCGGCTTTTGCCCTTGGCTCCACCACCACATCAATCTCGGCATCGGGATACTTCTGTTTAAGACCATCTAGGGTTGGGAAGAAAAGGATCTGTTCGCCAACTCCACCAGGAATAAGAGCTACTACCCGCATAATCATTATTTCGTTACGAATAACGTCCTCATTGTAGGGGAATCAACCGCTATTCCGAACAAGAGTTTCATGGAGTTGCTATGATCTCCTAGCAAAGAGGGAAGGGGAACGGGATGATTAGTGGCAATGAAAGCAATGAAGAGAAGAATTTGGACGTAGGTGAAAAGGATGAAATGCATGGAGGGACTGCGATCGCTACGGCAGAAACCCCTCCAGAGAAGACTATTTTAGAAGAATCTATGAATCCTTGGCAACAAGGACAGTTGCTAGAAACAACGATCGACGATTTGAGCAACAGCGGCGACGGGGTGGGTCGTTGGGAAGGGCGGGTGATTTTTGTTCCTGATACGGTAGTGGGCGATCGCATTAGCGTTCGCTTAGTGCGGGTCAAGCCCCAATATGCCTATGGCAAACTCCACAAAATTTTAGAGCCATCGTCCCATCGCATTCGCCCCGGCTGCATTGTTGCCGACAAGTGTGGCGGCTGTCAGTGGCAACACATTGACTATGCCTATCAGCGCGAGGCAAAGCGCAATCTGGTGATGCAAGACTTGGAACGAATTGGCGGCTTCAGCAATCCGCCTGTCGATGCCCTGCTATCAATTCTAGAAGCAACAAGCCTAGAAGAAATGGGGTTTGGCTACCGTAACAAGGTCACATATCCCTTAGCGCGATCGGCAACCAAGCAAGTGCAGGCGGGATACTACCAAAAAGGCACACATCAACTCATCAACTTGAATCAATGTCCGATTCAGGATGTGCGGCTCAATCCTTTGCTGGCAGAAGTAAAGCAAGACTTGTATAAGCGGGGCTGGTCGATTTATAACGAAGAACAGCATCGGGGTAAATTGCGTCATTTGGGGCTACGGATTGGGCGACGAACGGGCGAAATTTTGCTGACGTTGGTGAGTACGGATGGCAACTTGCCTGGACTTGATGAGCAGGCTGAGGAATGGTTGGGGCGTTATCCAGAATTGGTGGGTATTTCGGTAAATATTAACCGCGATCGCGGCAACGCTATTTTTGGCAAAGAGACCCGCTGTATCGCTGGGCAATCTTATCTGCAAGAAGAGTTTGCTGGACTAAAGTTTCAAATTCAGCCGACGACGTTTTTTCAAGTCTTTACCGAGCAAGCGGAGGCGCTGCTGCTGGCGATCGCGGCTGAGCTAAATCTTCAAGGTCACGAAATCCTGGTAGATGCCTACTGTGGGATCGGAACATTGACCCTACCGCTGGCAAAGCAAGTTCGACAGGCGATCGGTTTAGAAGTTCAGCCAGAGGCAGTTGAGCAAGCGCAAGTCAACGCCGAGTTAAATGGCATTACGAACACCACTTTCCAAACAGGAACCGTAGAGACTTTGCTGGCTCAGTTAGAGGTGCAGCCCGATATTGTCTTGCTTGATCCGCCTCGCAAAGGATGCGATCGTCAAGTCATTGACACGTTGCTGACTCTGCTTCCTGCCCAAATTGTTTACGTTAGCTGTAATCCATCCACTCTCGCCCGCGACCTCAAGCTTCTCTGTCAGGGTGGCTATCGACTCAGCCGCGTTCGCCCAGCCGATTTCTTTCCCCAAACTGCCCATGTAGAATGTGTGGCATTCCTGGTGCGCGACGAGGCGTAAACGATGAAATTTAGCCAACTCATTTCTCAACTAGAAGCCAATCAGCTAGAAGCCAATCAGCCAAAAGCCAATCAGCCAGAAGCTAATCAAACGAGCCTAGCTTCTCACCCTGATCTCGATCCCGATCTAACAGGCGCTGCGCCAGTCGAATCTGCGCCCTCTGGCTCTCTCAGCTACATCGAAGGGGGTAAGTTTGCGGCACAAATCAATAAGACTAGTGCCAGCGCCTTAATTTTGCCGCAGCACGAGCCCTTTCAAATCCAAGCCACTCAACGGGGCATTGCTTGGGTCAGCGTGGCGGCTCCCCGGCTGATGTTTGCCCAGGCGATCGCCCTCTTCTACACGCCCTTCCGTCCTGCTCCTGGCATTCATCCCACTGCCATCATTGACCCCACAGCAGTAATTGGTGCAGAAGTTTCTATCGGAGCACACGCAGTCATTCAGGCAGGCGTGACCTTAGGCAACGGGGTCTGTATTCATCCCAACGTCGTGATTTATCCTGACGTGCAAATTGGCGATCGCACTCTCCTTCATGCCAACTGCGTCATTCACGAACGCAGCCAAATTGGCTCAGACTGCGTGATTCACAGCGGCGCGGCGATTGGTTCTGAAGGTTTCGGCTTTGTCCCGACTAGTCAAGGCTGGGTCAAAATGGAGCAGTCGGGCTACACCGTTTTAGAAGACAAAGTAGAAGTCGGCTGTAACTCGGCGATCGATCGTCCAGCCGTCGGTGAAACCCGGATTTCCCGCGACACCAAACTCGATAATTTAGTCCACATTGCCCACAATTGTCACATTGGTGAAAGCTGTGCATTGGCGGCACAAGTGGGTTTAGCCGGAGGTGTCAAAACAGGTAAGGGCGTGATTTTGGGTGGACAGGTAGGGGCGGCAAACTTGGCTTATATTGGCGATCGTGCTCAGGCGGGGGCAAAGGCGGGCATTCATGGCAACGTCGAAGCGGGCGCGGTGATGATGGGCAACCCAGCCACGCCCTACAAGACGTTCTTAAAATCTTCAGCCATCTACAATCGCTTGCCCGAAATGCACCAATCTCTTAAGCAGATGCAGCAGCAGATCGAGGAGTTGCAGCAGCAGATGAGAGCGATGGAGGATGACTCTGTAAGGGAGTTGCGTGAAAATAAAACCCCAATAGGATGCATTGACCTATCAGCCCCCTAAATCCCCCATTCTGGGGAACTTTGACAGGTTCGGAAGTCCCCCAGAATGGGGGATTTAGGGGGTGGTTCGGGGCGTTTAATTGCAACTCCCTAAGGTACTTGTGGGGAAATAAAATATCCCAAGGAGAGGGCGAATCGCCATTCGCCCCTATCCCTTCAATACCCTGTAGGGGCGAATGGCACATTTCTCACGTTGGAACCGAGCCAAAGCTACCCCAAAGCCCCTACGATCGCCCCAAATCCAACTAACGTCGCCCCACTCATAAGATTCTCTTGTATAAAAGTAAGATTCTCTTGTATAAAAGTTATTGCGATCGCGATAGATCCTATAGAAGGCGCGCCATTCATAAAATTCCCTTGCACAAAAGCTGCTTTGATCGCGACAGATCTTATCAACGGGGCGATCGGTATCGCTTTCAGAGCGAGCTTTGCAGTAAAAGCGCCTGAGAAACCATCAATCTGAAGAGAACAACAGGACTTTATCCCGCCGCGCCCCACTAAAGTATGAACTCCTCGATAAATTTTCGCCAGAATTCAAAGAGAAGGAGTCCCAGCGCTATGATAAATGAGCGCTAAACCCCGCCATTACCCCAACTGCTCACCTTCATTGATTTCCTGGGAGTTTGTTTGTGACTCATTTAGACTTTTTATCAGAAGCCGATCCAACTGTTGCAGAAATGATGCAACACGAACTTAAGCGCCAGCGTGATCACTTAGAGTTGATCGCTAGCGAGAACTTTACGTCTCCAGCAGTGATGGCGGCACAAGGCTCTGTCCTGACCAATAAGTATGCCGAAGGGCTGCCCACAAAACGCTACTACGGTGGCTGCGAGTTTGTCGATCAGGTTGAACAATTAGCGATCGATCGGGCAAAAACTCTATTCGGCGCTGCTCATGCCAACGTGCAGCCCCATTCTGGCGCACAAGCCAATTTTGCCGTTTTCCTCACACTCCTCGAACCCGGCGACACTATCATGGGCATGGATTTGTCCCACGGTGGACACCTCACCCACGGCTCTCCAGTCAACGTATCG
Above is a window of Timaviella obliquedivisa GSE-PSE-MK23-08B DNA encoding:
- a CDS encoding pentapeptide repeat-containing protein, whose translation is MLCLRLVAFWLVLILSTCPPAWADWTNPLSYSNASLPKHDFSGQEIQGSEFSNAHLEQANFTGADARGTVFSASTMTQAKLHGADLTNAMADQVNFTGADLSDVNFTEAILLRSTFKNADIAGADFSDAILDGAQVKELCQRAEGINSQTGVETRESLGCP
- a CDS encoding tetratricopeptide repeat protein gives rise to the protein MKGRLLGLLIGLSLLPMPNGLAQLPSLSIGADSAPMTPEGQLTLGIQRIQQGQLDQAIAAFQQSATLDPSFAPAHYNLGLAYRQRGQLQESASSFYQAIQSDPNMALAYANLGAALLEGSNVRQAEEYLQRAIALDPDLGLAHYNLGLTQQQQGNTEGAIAEFQQAIQLSPNAPEPAFHLGQIYWQQGKKEEAIAAFQKAVTISPKYPEAHYSIGSILLQQNQPDQALAAFRRSAEANPDYANAYYGAGLVFMSQKQYADAQQVLQYAIDLFMAQNNSQWAENASQLLQQAQNPSS
- a CDS encoding pentapeptide repeat-containing protein — its product is MRAFAILAIFFSIVASLVGWAVSSQAARAHRISQLLGSKDCSKCDLDGADLTKANLQDANLEDSSMRGASLSGASLKGASLIRAILSEANLTKADLSGSILTEAILNGVKLRQANLSEAQLSKAYLGDSNLEDATFDNADLRGADLSRVNLSRARLRDTNLGEVNLSRADLRRSDLRRADLGDADLRNARFNGADLTRANLSRADLTRADLPRAILKDTNFSDADLSSANLTGADLSNAYMGEVDLSNANLTGANLSTVNLSRANLTGANLTGANLTGANLRRAVLTGANLTGIDMATIKLCKTTLPDEKVTNRDCQS
- a CDS encoding glycosyltransferase family 9 protein, which produces MRVVALIPGGVGEQILFFPTLDGLKQKYPDAEIDVVVEPRAKAAYRVSKSVNDVITFDFKDRSSPADWANLLGVIRDRYYDAALSLRQNWGTGLLLWLTGVPTRIGSEGSAGKYFLTDIVPFNAEQYSAQSNYDLLQGVGVEAACPPVSISVPKSDLDWAEAEQKRLGIKGSGYVLMYPGKGLLADGETSYPVANWLTIIQDFQQKQPDMPLVLVKQTEDLETVTALTQAVPSLKVTKPADVGKLSAIVAGANLMICPNSVPMHLAIALQVYTLALFGSSSSSQFLPQSDKFIAIQSPRRSIADIQPDQILQKVWGG
- the rlmD gene encoding 23S rRNA (uracil(1939)-C(5))-methyltransferase RlmD, translated to MNPWQQGQLLETTIDDLSNSGDGVGRWEGRVIFVPDTVVGDRISVRLVRVKPQYAYGKLHKILEPSSHRIRPGCIVADKCGGCQWQHIDYAYQREAKRNLVMQDLERIGGFSNPPVDALLSILEATSLEEMGFGYRNKVTYPLARSATKQVQAGYYQKGTHQLINLNQCPIQDVRLNPLLAEVKQDLYKRGWSIYNEEQHRGKLRHLGLRIGRRTGEILLTLVSTDGNLPGLDEQAEEWLGRYPELVGISVNINRDRGNAIFGKETRCIAGQSYLQEEFAGLKFQIQPTTFFQVFTEQAEALLLAIAAELNLQGHEILVDAYCGIGTLTLPLAKQVRQAIGLEVQPEAVEQAQVNAELNGITNTTFQTGTVETLLAQLEVQPDIVLLDPPRKGCDRQVIDTLLTLLPAQIVYVSCNPSTLARDLKLLCQGGYRLSRVRPADFFPQTAHVECVAFLVRDEA
- the lpxD gene encoding UDP-3-O-(3-hydroxymyristoyl)glucosamine N-acyltransferase, coding for MKFSQLISQLEANQLEANQPKANQPEANQTSLASHPDLDPDLTGAAPVESAPSGSLSYIEGGKFAAQINKTSASALILPQHEPFQIQATQRGIAWVSVAAPRLMFAQAIALFYTPFRPAPGIHPTAIIDPTAVIGAEVSIGAHAVIQAGVTLGNGVCIHPNVVIYPDVQIGDRTLLHANCVIHERSQIGSDCVIHSGAAIGSEGFGFVPTSQGWVKMEQSGYTVLEDKVEVGCNSAIDRPAVGETRISRDTKLDNLVHIAHNCHIGESCALAAQVGLAGGVKTGKGVILGGQVGAANLAYIGDRAQAGAKAGIHGNVEAGAVMMGNPATPYKTFLKSSAIYNRLPEMHQSLKQMQQQIEELQQQMRAMEDDSVRELRENKTPIGCIDLSAP